Proteins encoded together in one Miscanthus floridulus cultivar M001 chromosome 16, ASM1932011v1, whole genome shotgun sequence window:
- the LOC136513386 gene encoding bidirectional sugar transporter SWEET1b-like encodes MEDVVKFIFGISGNVIALFLFLSPVPTFWRIIKRRSTEDFSGVPYNMTLLNCLLSAWYGLPFVSPNNILVSTINGAGAAIEVVYVVIFLVFASTQRTRLRMLGLASAVAAVFAAVALVSMLALHHGQGRKLMCGLAATVCSICMYASPLSIMRLVVKTKSVEYMPFLLSLAVFLCGTSWFVYGLLGRDPFVAIPNGCGSFLGAVQLVLYAIYRNSGGKAGAGGAGKQQAGDDVEMASDAKSSKKVADDVGKEDRLV; translated from the exons ATGGAGGATGTGGTGAAGTTCATCTTTGGAATTTCTG GAAATGTCATTGCTCTCTTCCTCTTCCTATCCCCAGT GCCTACCTTCTGGAGGATCATCAAGAGGAGGTCGACGGAGGATTTCTCAGGGGTGCCGTACAACATGACACTCCTCAACTGCCTCTTGTCAGCTTG GTACGGGCTGCCGTTCGTGTCCCCGAACAACATCCTGGTGTCGACGATcaacggcgcgggcgcggcgatcGAGGTCGTGTACGTGGTGATCTTCCTGGTGTTCGCGTCCACGCAGCGGACGCGGCTGCGGATGCTGGGCCTGGcgtcggcggtggcggcggtgttcGCCGCCGTGGCGCTGGTGTCGATGCTGGCTCTCCACCACGGGCAGGGGCGGAAGCTCATGTGCGGCCTCGCCGCCACCGTCTGCTCCATCTGCATGTACGCCTCGCCGCTCTCCATCATG AGGCTGGTGGTGAAGACCAAGAGCGTGGAGTACATGCCGTTCCTGCTGTCGCTGGCCGTGTTCCTGTGCGGCACTTCCTGGTTCGTCTACGGCCTGCTCGGCAGAGACCCCTTCGTCGCG ATCCCCAACGGCTGCGGAAGCTTTCTGGGCGCCGTGCAGCTGGTCCTGTACGCCATCTACCGGAACAGCGGCGGCAAAGCGGGCGCGGGTGGTGCCGGCAAGCAGCAGGCCGGCGACGACGTGGAGATGGCATCCGACGCGAAGAGCAGCAAGAAGGTCGCCGACGACGTCGGCAAGGAGGACCGCCTGGTCTAG